The following coding sequences lie in one Fimbriimonadaceae bacterium genomic window:
- a CDS encoding copper-translocating P-type ATPase, translating to MTHTHHDTNEIQIPIKGMTCASCVARVEKALAKVEGVVEANVNFATDKATVVAQSDVQMDALAKAVSDAGYEAVLPNAKPDPMKGLGLAAARPKPQQIEFPIKGMTCASCVARVEKALKGVHGVVDANVNFATEKATIVAGGNVTVEALQKAVSDAGYEAVASKPKAADPHAGHMMSAAPMPAMDHGAHDEHAEHMKVESDRELKAQRFNLWMAIALTIPAVGLSMFWHPRPAWANWLLFALVTPVVFWNGRQFFVSTWKGLKHFAATMDSLIAIGAFAAWAYSTYALIAYREHAGHSMVSDHIYFETGAAIVSLILVGKYLEARSKRRMSGAIEKLMGLAPKVANVVGPDGNEAQHPIEHIQVGNIIRVKPGEKVAVDGEVVEGSSFIDESMLTGEPVPVEKSVGDEVTGGTLNTSGALLYRATKVGADTALAHIVKLVERAQGSKAPVQKLADKVSSVFVPLVILTAILTFAGWMLRGADIAAALIPAVTVLVIACPCALGLATPTAVMVGTGRGSELGILIKDGSALEKAGSIKTVLLDKTGTITKGRPELSDVIVAGDLTEAEVMRLASGAEEGSEHPVARAIVDGAKKRGYMPIKAESFEAHSGKGIQAVVDGKMVVVGSARILEDWSLALSDVLRAKFTQLESQAKTVMAVAVDGKVQALLAVSDRVDEHSREAVKQLERMGVEPVMVTGDNRKTAEAIAKEVGISRIEAQVLPADKANIVVSHQTNGNRVAMVGDGINDAPALAQADLGIAMGGGTDVAMETAQITLLRSDLRGVAQSIRLARATLTTIRWNLVWAFGYNVLMIPLAVMGMLNPMFAAAAMAFSSVSVILNSLRLKRFV from the coding sequence ATGACACACACACATCACGACACAAACGAGATCCAGATACCGATCAAGGGCATGACCTGTGCTTCCTGTGTGGCGCGTGTCGAGAAGGCGCTTGCAAAGGTGGAAGGAGTTGTCGAAGCAAACGTCAACTTTGCCACTGACAAGGCGACCGTCGTCGCACAGTCTGACGTTCAAATGGATGCTCTGGCAAAGGCCGTATCCGATGCGGGTTATGAGGCGGTGCTTCCCAATGCTAAGCCCGATCCGATGAAGGGTCTTGGCCTCGCGGCGGCTCGGCCTAAACCTCAGCAAATCGAGTTTCCGATCAAGGGCATGACGTGCGCGTCGTGCGTTGCCCGGGTCGAGAAAGCGCTCAAGGGCGTTCATGGCGTAGTCGATGCCAATGTCAACTTTGCTACGGAGAAAGCAACGATCGTCGCGGGCGGGAACGTCACCGTCGAAGCTTTGCAGAAGGCAGTTTCTGACGCGGGTTACGAAGCGGTTGCATCAAAGCCAAAGGCTGCCGACCCCCATGCCGGGCATATGATGTCCGCTGCCCCAATGCCAGCAATGGATCATGGCGCTCATGATGAACATGCCGAGCATATGAAGGTTGAATCGGACCGCGAACTTAAAGCTCAGCGGTTTAACTTGTGGATGGCGATTGCCCTTACGATCCCGGCTGTCGGGCTGTCGATGTTTTGGCATCCAAGACCGGCTTGGGCAAACTGGCTGCTTTTTGCGCTGGTGACTCCGGTTGTTTTCTGGAATGGACGGCAATTCTTCGTGTCTACGTGGAAGGGCCTGAAGCACTTCGCGGCGACGATGGATTCGCTGATCGCGATTGGCGCTTTTGCAGCTTGGGCATACAGTACGTACGCCCTGATCGCTTATCGAGAGCACGCTGGGCACTCGATGGTTTCGGATCATATCTACTTCGAAACCGGAGCGGCGATCGTATCGCTGATCCTGGTAGGGAAGTATCTCGAAGCACGCTCGAAGCGGCGGATGTCGGGAGCCATTGAAAAGCTTATGGGATTGGCGCCGAAGGTTGCCAATGTCGTCGGGCCTGATGGAAACGAGGCGCAGCATCCCATTGAACATATTCAGGTTGGCAACATCATTCGGGTGAAGCCGGGTGAAAAGGTTGCTGTGGATGGAGAGGTAGTTGAAGGAAGTTCATTCATCGACGAATCCATGCTCACGGGTGAGCCGGTGCCTGTTGAGAAGTCGGTGGGTGATGAAGTGACGGGGGGCACCCTGAATACCTCGGGGGCTTTGCTTTACCGAGCAACCAAGGTTGGCGCTGATACAGCTTTGGCACATATTGTTAAGCTTGTGGAGCGTGCTCAAGGCTCGAAGGCCCCGGTTCAAAAGCTTGCCGACAAAGTGTCTTCCGTGTTTGTGCCGCTCGTTATCCTTACGGCCATCCTCACCTTTGCTGGGTGGATGTTGAGAGGGGCGGATATTGCTGCCGCGCTCATACCAGCCGTAACGGTTCTCGTTATTGCTTGCCCATGCGCCCTCGGCTTGGCCACACCGACAGCAGTGATGGTTGGCACGGGTCGTGGTTCTGAGCTGGGCATCTTGATCAAAGACGGTTCGGCCTTGGAGAAGGCGGGGTCCATCAAGACTGTTCTCCTTGATAAAACAGGAACCATTACGAAGGGACGCCCTGAGCTTTCTGATGTGATCGTCGCTGGAGATTTGACTGAGGCCGAGGTGATGCGCCTGGCTTCTGGGGCCGAGGAAGGGTCGGAACATCCGGTTGCTCGTGCAATCGTTGATGGCGCCAAGAAGCGTGGCTACATGCCGATCAAGGCGGAGTCCTTCGAAGCGCACAGCGGTAAAGGTATCCAGGCTGTCGTCGATGGCAAGATGGTTGTTGTTGGGAGCGCTAGGATTTTGGAGGATTGGAGTTTGGCGCTGAGCGATGTGCTTCGGGCCAAGTTCACGCAGCTCGAATCCCAAGCTAAGACCGTGATGGCGGTTGCCGTTGACGGCAAAGTTCAGGCCCTCCTGGCTGTGTCTGACCGCGTGGATGAGCATAGTCGTGAGGCTGTGAAGCAGCTTGAGCGAATGGGGGTTGAGCCTGTGATGGTGACCGGTGACAACCGAAAGACTGCGGAAGCCATTGCCAAAGAGGTGGGGATTAGCCGGATTGAAGCACAGGTGTTGCCTGCCGACAAGGCGAATATCGTTGTCAGTCATCAAACGAACGGAAACCGAGTTGCCATGGTCGGCGATGGTATCAACGACGCGCCCGCGCTTGCCCAGGCCGACCTTGGAATTGCGATGGGCGGAGGCACAGACGTTGCGATGGAGACGGCGCAGATTACGCTGCTTCGGTCGGACTTGAGAGGTGTTGCCC
- a CDS encoding metal-sensitive transcriptional regulator, whose amino-acid sequence MDAESKQSLDRRLARLEGQVRGVRRMLNEDQYCIDILTQVAAVRAALEQLSAEIAAAHMKGCILGHGTGSEHDQAKTQTPHQLVEELRKTMSRMVR is encoded by the coding sequence ATGGACGCAGAATCCAAACAATCGCTTGATCGTCGACTTGCACGCTTGGAAGGCCAGGTGCGGGGAGTTCGTCGGATGCTGAACGAGGACCAGTATTGTATCGACATCCTCACTCAGGTTGCGGCTGTGCGCGCTGCGCTGGAGCAACTCTCAGCGGAGATCGCGGCAGCCCATATGAAAGGCTGCATCCTCGGGCATGGCACGGGCTCGGAGCATGACCAGGCAAAGACGCAAACTCCTCACCAGCTCGTCGAGGAGCTTCGCAAGACGATGTCCCGAATGGTCCGATAG
- a CDS encoding aspartate ammonia-lyase, with product MNFRIEKDSLGDVNVPADAYWGSQAERTRNLFQISGLTEHPKMIDAYVMLKKACAEANTELGLLDKEVGGAIVKAADEVLGGKFRDQFPVDVFHMGAGTSFNMNTNEVLANRAEEILGGEKGKYTRVNPNDHVNYGQSTNDTFPSAMRIMTRLMLTDLFKAVDTLADAFEAKGVEFDTILKSGRTHLQDAVPIRLGQEFAAYGLAIRKARKWLEHAAYELEELGIGGSAAGTGLNTHPQYRFIVVERLKGYTGIEFRNAPSLVESMQSQMCMAALASGLRILCLELTRISNDLRLMCSGPLTGIAEIVLPAVQPGSSIMPGKVNPSMAENLNLVLFQVLGQCQSLDYCVQAGQLELNVMMPSMAFSAQFSIQILANTLNTFTENCVRGIKADEERCKHYAETSPSLATALNVYLGYQTAAQVVKTALKEKKSIPDVVREQRLLDEETLQKVLDPAKLTEPGIPGK from the coding sequence ATGAACTTCCGCATCGAAAAGGACTCTTTGGGCGATGTCAACGTCCCCGCCGACGCTTATTGGGGCTCGCAGGCCGAGCGCACCCGCAACCTCTTCCAGATCAGCGGGCTCACCGAGCACCCCAAGATGATCGACGCATACGTCATGCTCAAAAAGGCGTGCGCCGAGGCCAACACCGAGCTTGGTCTGCTGGACAAGGAAGTGGGCGGAGCGATCGTCAAAGCCGCCGACGAAGTCCTTGGTGGGAAGTTCCGCGACCAGTTCCCGGTCGACGTCTTCCACATGGGCGCGGGCACCTCGTTCAACATGAACACCAACGAGGTTTTGGCCAACCGCGCCGAAGAGATTCTCGGCGGGGAGAAGGGCAAGTACACCCGCGTCAACCCGAACGACCACGTCAACTACGGGCAGTCCACCAACGACACCTTCCCCAGCGCCATGCGCATCATGACGCGCCTGATGCTCACCGACCTCTTCAAGGCCGTCGATACCCTTGCCGACGCCTTCGAGGCCAAGGGTGTCGAGTTCGACACGATCCTGAAATCGGGCCGGACCCACCTGCAGGACGCGGTTCCGATCCGTCTCGGACAGGAGTTCGCCGCTTACGGATTGGCCATTCGCAAAGCGCGAAAGTGGCTGGAGCATGCCGCCTACGAACTGGAAGAGCTGGGCATCGGCGGTTCGGCAGCCGGAACGGGCCTGAACACGCACCCGCAGTATCGGTTTATCGTGGTGGAGCGGCTGAAAGGCTACACCGGCATCGAATTCCGCAACGCCCCCAGCCTGGTCGAATCTATGCAGAGCCAGATGTGCATGGCGGCGCTGGCTTCGGGTCTGCGCATCCTGTGTCTGGAGCTCACCCGCATCTCGAACGACCTGCGCCTGATGTGCAGCGGCCCGCTCACCGGCATTGCCGAGATCGTGCTTCCGGCGGTCCAGCCGGGGTCCAGCATCATGCCCGGAAAGGTGAACCCCAGCATGGCGGAAAACCTGAACCTGGTCCTCTTCCAGGTGCTTGGGCAGTGTCAGTCGCTCGACTACTGCGTGCAGGCCGGACAGCTTGAGCTGAACGTGATGATGCCGAGCATGGCCTTTAGCGCGCAGTTCTCCATCCAAATTCTGGCGAACACGCTGAACACCTTCACCGAGAACTGCGTGCGCGGCATCAAGGCCGACGAAGAGCGTTGCAAGCACTACGCCGAAACCTCCCCGTCGCTGGCTACCGCGCTGAACGTCTACCTGGGGTATCAGACAGCGGCCCAGGTGGTGAAGACGGCGTTGAAGGAGAAGAAGTCAATCCCGGATGTTGTCCGCGAGCAAAGACTGCTGGATGAAGAAACGTTGCAGAAAGTCCTCGATCCGGCGAAGCTGACAGAACCGGGGATTCCTGGGAAGTAA
- a CDS encoding VOC family protein, translating into MLTAADHRKLKGFKGLRPAFARMAVVLSFLAACLQWILCREPVYHSPMYTQRMNSTQPPSLTMHNTGIVVQSLDTAIAFFTELGMELEGRAMIEGEWAGRVTGLGDQQVEIAMMVTPDGHSRLELSQFLRPEVVADHRTAPVNAWGYLRVMFGVSDLNATLERLAKHGAEVVGEVVQYEDIYRLCYIRGPEGILIGLAEELNPI; encoded by the coding sequence GTGCTAACCGCCGCCGACCATCGCAAGCTAAAGGGTTTCAAGGGCCTGCGGCCTGCCTTTGCAAGAATGGCGGTGGTGCTCTCCTTCCTTGCCGCATGCCTCCAATGGATCCTGTGCCGAGAGCCCGTGTATCACTCCCCCATGTACACTCAGCGTATGAATTCAACCCAACCGCCAAGCCTGACCATGCACAACACCGGAATCGTTGTGCAGTCCCTCGATACGGCGATTGCCTTCTTCACGGAACTCGGCATGGAGTTGGAAGGCCGAGCCATGATCGAGGGCGAATGGGCGGGCCGCGTCACTGGACTTGGCGACCAGCAGGTCGAAATCGCTATGATGGTGACGCCCGATGGCCATAGCCGACTGGAGCTGTCTCAATTCCTAAGGCCAGAGGTCGTCGCCGACCACCGCACGGCACCCGTAAATGCTTGGGGCTATCTGCGGGTCATGTTCGGCGTCAGCGATCTCAACGCAACGCTCGAACGCCTCGCCAAGCATGGCGCGGAGGTTGTCGGTGAAGTGGTCCAGTACGAAGACATCTACCGCCTTTGCTACATTCGCGGCCCCGAAGGAATCCTTATTGGCTTAGCCGAAGAATTGAATCCTATCTAA
- a CDS encoding ankyrin repeat domain-containing protein: MSKQLPERPNLEHLKNEAKALLRLAKTNDPEALARMGQTPAKARLTDSQLAIAREYGYPSWSKLKRYVEGYETHRNAFFAAIKAGDRERVRKILAESPDVIRSKDPTEFGATPMIAAVNREDRPMIDLLLEHGADVNAKSDWWAGGFGPLDSASEEISNYLISKGAKLTAHAAARLGKVKELKAIIAKDPNVVHERGGDGQYPLHFSKTPEIAGIILDAGADIDARDLDHHGTAAQFLLKNEEVLRYLVERGASTDIFMAVALEKMDLLKWHVEEDAGVLERPINEPGSAMIPVAPGRHIYSYVLGGVTPLQAAANLDRELAYQFLFDRSPPRLQLLAACWKGDGAVARRIVAENPDMVANLALKDKRLICDAAWNRKADSVKLMLELGFDVNTLNGERLTPIANGAFHGFDDIVELILPYGPDLEIKNVYGGTPLGTCTYGSVNGWRKDGNYPRTVELLIKAGAKLPESPAGSPEVREVLAKYM, encoded by the coding sequence ATGTCGAAACAACTGCCCGAGCGCCCCAATCTGGAGCATCTCAAAAACGAAGCCAAGGCCCTTCTTCGCCTTGCCAAGACCAACGATCCCGAAGCTCTTGCCCGCATGGGCCAGACCCCCGCAAAAGCGCGACTCACCGACTCCCAGCTCGCCATCGCCCGCGAATATGGCTACCCTAGCTGGTCCAAGCTGAAACGCTACGTCGAGGGCTATGAAACGCACCGGAACGCTTTCTTTGCTGCCATCAAAGCCGGTGATCGAGAGCGTGTGCGAAAGATCCTTGCCGAGAGTCCGGACGTGATTCGATCCAAGGACCCGACCGAGTTTGGGGCCACGCCGATGATCGCGGCGGTAAACCGCGAAGATCGCCCGATGATCGATCTCCTCTTGGAGCACGGGGCCGACGTGAATGCCAAAAGCGACTGGTGGGCGGGGGGATTTGGTCCGCTGGATTCGGCGAGTGAGGAGATTTCGAACTACCTCATCTCTAAAGGCGCAAAGCTGACGGCCCACGCGGCGGCACGGCTTGGCAAAGTCAAGGAGCTGAAGGCGATTATCGCCAAAGACCCGAATGTGGTTCATGAGCGTGGCGGGGATGGCCAGTACCCTTTGCACTTTTCCAAGACCCCCGAAATCGCCGGGATCATTTTGGATGCGGGGGCGGACATCGACGCGCGTGACCTCGACCATCACGGAACCGCCGCACAGTTCCTGCTGAAAAACGAGGAGGTGCTGCGGTATTTGGTAGAGCGCGGCGCGAGCACCGACATCTTTATGGCGGTTGCGCTGGAGAAGATGGACCTCCTGAAATGGCATGTCGAGGAGGATGCCGGGGTCTTGGAGCGACCTATCAACGAGCCGGGGAGCGCGATGATCCCGGTCGCCCCTGGGCGACATATCTATTCCTATGTGCTCGGCGGGGTCACCCCATTGCAGGCCGCAGCGAATTTGGATAGGGAGCTTGCTTATCAGTTCCTGTTTGACCGGTCGCCGCCCCGATTGCAACTGCTAGCGGCTTGTTGGAAGGGTGATGGTGCGGTGGCGCGGCGGATCGTGGCGGAGAACCCGGACATGGTTGCGAACCTGGCCCTAAAGGACAAGCGGCTGATCTGCGACGCGGCATGGAACCGGAAGGCCGACTCAGTGAAGCTGATGCTGGAGCTTGGGTTTGACGTGAACACGCTCAACGGCGAGCGCTTGACCCCGATCGCCAACGGAGCTTTCCACGGATTCGACGACATTGTGGAGCTAATCTTGCCTTACGGGCCGGATTTGGAGATCAAGAATGTGTACGGCGGGACGCCCTTGGGAACCTGTACGTACGGGTCGGTGAACGGTTGGCGGAAGGACGGCAACTATCCTCGAACGGTGGAGCTGCTGATTAAGGCAGGGGCAAAGCTGCCCGAGAGTCCGGCTGGCAGTCCGGAGGTTAGGGAAGTGCTGGCGAAGTATATGTGA
- a CDS encoding Gfo/Idh/MocA family oxidoreductase: MSITRRELLGMLGAASLPLPRLDGFTWEEAQDDITLPTPKRPAYRKPNRPVTAIVLGYGGRGGYYGYMESQMPDDWKIVGVAEPIDYRREQAISRHKLGPEVVFDTWEKVFDKPKFADVIVVSTPDNLHIGPALAALNKGYHLLLEKPIAQSWRQCRDILFAAEKAKAYTAVCHVLRYAPYFVQMEAVLRSGLIGDVVSIQHLEPIHYRHFAHSYVRGPWHNEKDSNPSLLAKSCHDLDLIKWFAGVPCRRVSSFGGLTHFSKKYAPEGAPTHCSKGCPIVETCPYEASNFYVKKKLWSTHHIISRDRSDEAILRAMKETQYDACVYRHRNDVCDHQTVMMEFDGNITANFNMEANSSYGGRRTRIFCTGGDIVGDERFLDVYNFQTGKAVRWDVAQHNQGLDGHGGGDQRMVRDLCQAIAWDDSAFLLTDLQESMESHHIGFQSEVSRHKGGQVQKVDIKSAVKR, encoded by the coding sequence ATGAGTATCACCCGACGCGAACTATTGGGCATGCTTGGGGCAGCAAGCCTGCCTCTCCCTCGGCTCGACGGCTTCACTTGGGAGGAAGCCCAAGATGACATCACCCTGCCCACGCCCAAGCGCCCCGCCTACCGCAAGCCAAACCGCCCGGTCACGGCAATTGTCCTGGGCTACGGCGGACGCGGAGGCTACTACGGCTATATGGAAAGCCAGATGCCCGACGACTGGAAGATCGTGGGCGTTGCCGAACCGATCGACTATCGCCGCGAGCAGGCGATCTCTCGGCACAAGCTGGGGCCGGAGGTCGTCTTCGACACTTGGGAGAAGGTCTTCGACAAGCCCAAGTTCGCCGACGTGATCGTTGTCTCCACACCGGACAATCTCCACATCGGTCCCGCTCTCGCCGCACTGAACAAGGGCTATCACCTCCTGCTCGAAAAGCCGATCGCGCAGTCGTGGAGGCAGTGCCGCGACATCTTGTTTGCCGCTGAGAAGGCGAAGGCTTACACGGCGGTCTGCCACGTTTTGCGGTACGCGCCCTACTTTGTGCAGATGGAGGCCGTCCTTCGCAGCGGACTGATCGGCGATGTCGTCTCGATCCAGCATCTAGAGCCGATCCACTATCGGCACTTTGCTCACTCGTATGTGCGGGGACCGTGGCACAACGAGAAGGATTCCAACCCGTCTCTGCTCGCTAAGAGCTGCCACGATCTCGATCTGATCAAATGGTTTGCGGGTGTGCCGTGCCGCCGCGTCAGCAGCTTTGGCGGGCTCACACACTTCTCCAAGAAGTATGCCCCGGAGGGTGCCCCTACCCACTGCAGCAAGGGCTGCCCCATCGTCGAAACCTGCCCCTACGAAGCCTCCAACTTCTATGTGAAGAAGAAGCTGTGGAGCACCCACCACATCATCTCTCGCGACCGCTCCGACGAGGCGATTTTGCGGGCGATGAAGGAAACTCAATACGACGCCTGCGTGTATCGGCACCGCAACGACGTTTGCGACCATCAGACGGTGATGATGGAATTCGATGGGAACATCACCGCCAACTTCAATATGGAGGCGAATTCGAGCTATGGCGGCCGTCGCACCCGCATCTTCTGCACGGGAGGTGACATCGTGGGCGACGAGCGATTCCTCGATGTCTATAACTTCCAGACCGGGAAGGCGGTGCGGTGGGATGTCGCTCAACACAATCAGGGCTTAGACGGACACGGCGGAGGCGATCAGCGGATGGTCCGCGATCTTTGCCAAGCGATCGCTTGGGACGATTCGGCGTTCTTGCTAACCGACCTTCAAGAGTCGATGGAGAGCCACCATATCGGGTTCCAATCGGAAGTTAGCCGCCACAAGGGCGGGCAAGTGCAAAAAGTAGACATCAAGTCTGCTGTGAAGAGATAG
- a CDS encoding ATP-grasp domain-containing protein — translation MISKLLIANRGEIAVRVIRAAREMGIRTVAVYSDADAQAMHTQLADEAVHIGPPEPASSYLDIGKITDAAKQTGTDAIHPGYGFLSERAEFADACQEAGITFVGPSGDAMRLLGGKIGAKNLAVSVGVPVTPGFFQPGATDAQLKEAANEIGYPVMLKASAGGGGRGMRIVRNPGDFDNELKLASEEAIKAFGDGAMMVEKLVERPRHVEVQILADQHGSVAALFERECSIQRRHQKLFEEAPSPLYSSEYPANPGALVELWPKMREACVALIKAAKYTNAGTVEFIVDEAAKEFYFLEVNARLQVEHPVTEMVTGLDLVQWQLRVASGEALNLPQAVMNGERGALNGHAIEARIVAEDPASGFMPSIGKIIAWAEPKAPGIRVDTGFAAGSEVTRYYDSMIAKVIAFGATRSEAIRRLKNALLDFHVIGVKTNVAYMLDVLDHPDFQAGRMDTGFLGREFAEWSLGETIPDELAAILANAQQGGMHSVAANGGGSEAAATAWSISDGFRNAH, via the coding sequence ATGATCTCTAAACTCCTCATCGCCAATCGCGGAGAAATCGCCGTCCGCGTCATCCGGGCCGCCCGCGAAATGGGCATCCGCACCGTCGCCGTCTATTCGGACGCAGACGCACAGGCCATGCACACCCAGCTTGCCGACGAAGCCGTCCACATCGGCCCGCCCGAGCCCGCAAGCTCCTATCTCGACATCGGCAAGATCACCGACGCCGCCAAGCAGACCGGGACCGATGCCATCCACCCCGGCTACGGATTTCTTTCCGAGCGAGCCGAATTCGCCGACGCATGCCAGGAAGCGGGGATCACCTTCGTCGGTCCGAGCGGGGATGCGATGCGGCTTTTGGGCGGCAAGATCGGGGCGAAGAACCTGGCGGTGAGCGTGGGCGTCCCCGTGACTCCCGGCTTCTTCCAGCCCGGGGCGACCGACGCCCAGCTTAAGGAAGCGGCGAATGAGATCGGCTACCCCGTGATGCTCAAGGCCAGCGCGGGCGGAGGCGGGCGCGGCATGAGGATCGTGCGCAACCCCGGCGACTTCGACAATGAGCTCAAGCTTGCCAGCGAGGAGGCGATTAAAGCCTTCGGCGATGGGGCGATGATGGTGGAGAAGCTGGTGGAACGCCCCCGCCACGTGGAAGTGCAGATCCTTGCCGACCAACACGGCAGCGTCGCCGCGCTGTTCGAGCGCGAATGCTCGATCCAGCGTCGGCATCAGAAGCTCTTCGAAGAGGCCCCTTCCCCGCTTTACTCCAGCGAGTACCCCGCCAACCCCGGCGCGCTGGTCGAGCTTTGGCCCAAGATGCGCGAGGCCTGCGTTGCCCTCATCAAAGCGGCGAAGTATACGAACGCGGGCACGGTCGAATTCATCGTCGACGAAGCCGCCAAGGAGTTTTACTTCCTGGAGGTCAACGCACGGCTGCAGGTGGAGCATCCGGTGACCGAGATGGTAACCGGGCTGGACCTGGTGCAGTGGCAGCTTCGGGTGGCTTCAGGCGAGGCTTTGAACCTGCCGCAAGCCGTCATGAACGGCGAGCGAGGAGCCTTGAACGGCCATGCGATCGAGGCCCGCATCGTCGCCGAAGACCCAGCCAGCGGGTTCATGCCGAGCATCGGCAAAATCATCGCCTGGGCCGAGCCGAAGGCGCCAGGGATTCGGGTGGACACCGGCTTTGCCGCAGGCTCGGAAGTGACCCGCTACTACGACTCGATGATCGCCAAGGTGATCGCGTTTGGAGCGACACGGTCGGAGGCCATCCGCAGGCTGAAGAACGCTTTGCTGGACTTCCATGTGATCGGTGTGAAGACGAATGTGGCCTACATGCTCGACGTGCTGGACCACCCCGACTTTCAAGCCGGGAGAATGGACACCGGGTTCTTGGGGCGTGAGTTTGCGGAATGGTCGCTGGGGGAGACGATCCCGGACGAGCTGGCAGCGATCCTTGCCAACGCTCAGCAGGGGGGGATGCACTCTGTCGCCGCTAACGGCGGAGGGTCGGAAGCGGCGGCTACTGCCTGGTCCATTAGCGACGGCTTTCGGAATGCCCACTAG
- a CDS encoding enoyl-CoA hydratase/isomerase family protein gives MLNAESRGPVLYVTLNRPEVRNAFNDELISKLTDVFSGVGSETRVVVMSGEGKSFCAGGDLEWMRKAAAYTEEQNYQDAVKLGKLFESIANCPAVVIAKVHGAAFGGGAGVVACADIAIAETETKFAFSEVRLGLIPGTISAFVIPKIGAGHARALFTTGEAFDAAHAFHIGLVHQVASSESLDEAVNAKLKWILAAGPNAVAASKKIVLDGSLPIEECARRLAAARASEEGKEGVGAFLEKRKASFVVEI, from the coding sequence ATGCTCAATGCTGAGTCCCGTGGACCCGTTTTGTACGTCACTTTGAACCGCCCCGAAGTGCGCAATGCCTTCAACGACGAACTGATTTCCAAGCTGACCGACGTCTTCTCTGGCGTCGGTTCCGAAACTCGGGTCGTTGTCATGAGTGGGGAAGGAAAGTCGTTCTGTGCGGGGGGCGATTTGGAGTGGATGCGCAAGGCGGCGGCTTATACCGAAGAGCAGAACTATCAGGATGCGGTGAAGTTGGGCAAGCTGTTTGAGAGCATTGCCAATTGTCCGGCGGTGGTGATCGCAAAGGTGCATGGCGCGGCTTTTGGCGGTGGGGCTGGGGTTGTGGCTTGCGCGGATATCGCGATTGCGGAGACCGAAACGAAGTTCGCTTTCAGCGAGGTTCGGCTCGGGCTTATTCCGGGCACGATTTCGGCGTTCGTGATCCCCAAGATCGGGGCTGGGCATGCCCGGGCGCTGTTTACGACCGGAGAGGCTTTTGATGCTGCGCACGCCTTTCACATTGGTCTGGTGCATCAGGTTGCCTCTTCGGAGTCACTTGATGAAGCCGTGAACGCGAAGTTGAAGTGGATTTTGGCAGCAGGGCCGAATGCGGTTGCGGCGTCCAAGAAGATCGTCCTGGACGGCAGTTTGCCGATTGAAGAGTGCGCGCGACGGCTCGCAGCGGCTCGGGCGAGCGAGGAAGGGAAAGAGGGAGTTGGGGCATTTTTGGAGAAGCGGAAAGCGAGCTTTGTTGTTGAGATTTGA
- a CDS encoding DUF3011 domain-containing protein — protein MNLSKGIFITVCAAFVGTMAYAAWDHVECVKVESKDGRYAERRMDLRDARVRVQDRLSDARCIEGRTWGYDSRKIWVDDGCRAVFEVRQYGRDDRRDDRRDDRRDDWKRVKVESKDRRLATYFIATRNQVRLVKRLSDAPCTYGRSWGYTNAHIWVDNGCRAEFEVRR, from the coding sequence ATGAACCTAAGCAAAGGAATTTTCATTACCGTCTGCGCCGCATTTGTCGGCACCATGGCCTACGCAGCATGGGACCACGTCGAATGCGTCAAGGTCGAAAGCAAGGACGGCCGCTATGCAGAAAGGCGTATGGACCTGCGTGATGCGCGGGTTCGAGTCCAAGACAGACTCTCCGACGCCCGATGCATCGAAGGCCGAACTTGGGGCTACGACAGCCGCAAAATCTGGGTCGACGACGGATGTCGCGCGGTCTTTGAGGTGCGGCAATACGGCCGAGATGACCGAAGAGACGACCGCCGTGATGACAGACGCGACGACTGGAAACGCGTGAAGGTGGAAAGCAAAGATCGACGTCTGGCCACCTATTTCATCGCAACACGAAACCAAGTTCGACTCGTCAAGCGACTCAGCGATGCCCCCTGCACCTATGGTCGATCATGGGGATACACGAACGCCCATATCTGGGTCGATAACGGATGCCGAGCCGAGTTTGAAGTTCGTCGTTAG